AAATTATGCCTGCAGTGCTACGAGAATAAGCCTTAGTTACTGTTTGAGAAAAAAGTTGTGAAATGATTCACTGAGGAACCCCCAGTAGGTTGATTCAACAAAGCTAAAATTGCCTTGTGTTGATCTACTTTAAAAGTCCGATTTGCACCTCCTTCATCAGGATTTGCATCAGTGTTAACTTCTTCATCCTGTGACACTACTCACAAAATTATTAGCTATTGATGgctttttgaaatgaaaattagGGGGTAAGCTATGCTTTTTGTAACACACATCAAATAATATGTCCTATGTTTTTGCAAAAATCGCACTTTGTCAGTATATTTGATTCAATATCCCCTACCATTCCATCTGCCTAGTCCAGAAAAAAggttttctcttttgttgtgGTCTTTTATCAAAATCAGTATTGTTAGAAGAATATGCGAGAATCTTAGCATCATCACCTGCATTAGACAATTGCCTTTACTGCATTAGACAAATGCATTAGTCAAAGGATCTAACTGCAGCATAATGATCATTGAAACCCTTCAGAAAACGGATCACATAATACCCTTCTCAGTATTTCCTTATGGTTGTAATCAAATCACAATGACACCTAACCTCACAGATACAAGCAGGAATGGGGCGAAAAGTATCAACCTCTTGCCCTAGGCTTTTTATGAGTAAAAGACACAGTTATGGACAAATATTCCTGCTTAAAACCATGGATCATCAGCATCAGGTTTCTCTAAAGTCCCAACAACAAAATGAATTTTGTTCTGGGATTTTAGGGCCTTCCACATTTCCATAGACCAAGCATGATAGTTGTGTCCAACAAGAGGTGCAGAAACAAGCATGGCCCCTGGGTTCTCATTGGGATGAGGATACTACGGGCTGGATTGATCCGCCAGAGGATTCAATTGATTTGCCATTGAAAAAGAAAGGATGGTCGAAGATAAATTGTGCAAGATAAGAAGTAAAATACACTGGAGAAATTGAATCACTAGTAGAAAAGAACAATCTGATGCAATGAATCACCAGACACGAAGATCAAGCAAAAGAATCATGAAGAAATTGCGCTCGGAAatgaaggatgaagatgatggagcCCTTCCTTTGGatagctcttgataccatgttatTTCCAGAAACTGTGATCACTGAATTGGTTATCACTTATCAGATGAGAGAATATTGTGAAATGTAAGTCGGTGTTTGTTATTCTAAACTAATACAAGAAGCAACAAACTTAACAGAAAACTGTTAAAACCAGCTATAGTAACTATAGTTCATTTGTACAATTAGCATACAACTAACACATCAGAACTGTGAttactctcaagtctcaacaaaCTGTACAACTACAAATGACTGTCTTCTAACAGTTTCTACTAACTAACTCATGATtcattcctcttcttcatccctGCTGCTGACACTGTATCCACCTCCAATAATCTGGTGTAACTGGTAAAAAACTTCATAATCTACTGACATCCAAAGAGATAAGGGAATAGAAAAGACaaaaatgagagatatgatagGCAATTTTataggaaaagaagaaagagataggAACAGCAATTCGTTTGTTGGGGATGGACTACAATCTCAAGAATGGAAAATTGTACAACTCCTATCATGTTCAATTTGTCGTAGATATCTTCCCTTTTCCGTCGCAACAACCAAATCCTCCATCCTTTCTAAAATTTAAACAATTGGAATTCTCCACCAACAAATTTGAACTTTTCAAATCCAACCAGCTTAATAATAGCACCAGATCTTTTAATGAACACATTAATCCAAAAGTTTAACCTACTGAGTAGAGACACTTAGATTGTTACATGTTATAATTTCTAACCATTTGGGGCGTTCACTTATTTATGTGTGTTTTAGCACAAATAAACAACTTCATAACAGATGAAGCACAATGAAGAACAAACATGCTGAGTCAAAGTAGCAAAAAAACAAAAGGTCATCaaatttaatttgatttctGCAGGTTGGATACAAAACTTGATGCAGCAAAACCAGCAGAACCACCAACTACAGAGAGCAAGGCAACTACAACTTGCAATCCCACCTCGCCGAGGTTATCCTCAGGCACCAGGTAAACAAACAAGGGTCCCAGGAGGAGCAAGCCCAAGCTGAGGGTTAAGAGTGATCCCGGAGTTCCGGGATCAGTAGCGGCGGATAACACACCCAGCTCTTCTGCTTTTGAGAGGAGTCCCAGTTTCTCTATTGTTGAGAGGGAGAGTCCGGACTTCTCCGCTGCGGATAACAGCCCTGCTTTCTCTGCTTTGCTCAGCAGTTTCAGCTGCTCCATTCTTGTGAGAAGTTTTATGGGGGCTGTACCTGAATTCTGCATTTTTGCAAATGATTCAGGAATTGTAAGAAAATGTTTGACATCACAAAGACATGTTTTACCATTCACATCATGCTGTGCCATTCATAGCATATTTGGGTTAACTTATTTTTTCTGGAAATCAATTCCAGCTGCACGCAGAAGCTATTAACAGAAGCTTCTCGGTAGAATTCATTTTGGTTATAGAGTCAATTCTAGAAGGATTTCTAAACATGCTACAAATCTGGTTACACATGCTGAAAACTTATATGAAGAAGGCCTGCTACATTTCAAAGAGGTAATGGCCATTACAAAAACAATGCTTTCACCAAAACGGGTCCTGAACACGTATAAATTCACAGCAGATCAGAGCATTTTCTCTCTTTCATTCTTTCTTCTAGTGGTCTAAAAATTAGAAATTTAGAACTAGAAACCACACATATACTAATGACACTAATTAACACAAGAATACAGAAAGAGTATACTATCATTTTGGCCTCTGTGAAGGAGGCCTAacttaacccaaaagctagctcaagagttaaggtttgcacaaccatatataagcaattgcttgaccacatctctagccaatgtgggactctaacacaccccctcacgcccagtgtagaacatctggagcgtggaatgaaacgggtgacccaaatatggggagtcaacaaatggatctaggatagggcccaggcccatggtcaatcaaccattggctctgataccatgaaggagacctaacttaacccaaaagctagctcaagagccatatataagcaattgcttgaccacatctctagccaatgtgggactctaacactCTGAAAGATATCAGGTTGAGCAATTTAGTCtctgaaaaattatttttgccCTCAAAGATGAAAAAAGCCATCAATTGAGTCGTTTTACAATTAGTCACTGAAAATGCGCAAATTGAATGAACTTAACAAAAAAGTGATTTTCATCTCTCAAGAACTAAACTACCGGACCCAAAATCTTTCAGAGACCAAAGTACTCACGCATACAccaatttttcaaaattatagaGAGTACAAACAATCACACAACTAAAGTCTTTTCCCACTAGATCAGATTGGGTCAATGAATTAAACAACCCCATAATCTCTAATCATGAATAATGTCTAAAGATTAACCATTATGATGCAACATATACAATTAATACAAGAAACTAAAATTTAAAGCAAAAAGATAATAGCTAACATGAGTCATTCTAGGCAAAACAAAAAAAGCTACCAATACCATATATATCAAATTATTGCATCTTTCTCATCTATAACTATCTATATTAATACAATTAAAAGAAATCGCTAGCAATGCACTAACCTTTTTAGTCACTGAAGGAGGGGGCTTCGGAGTAGCCATGGATTTGACAAGAAAAGGTGAGAAAGTAGCAGAATTTTTTGTTGTAGCAGGAGCATAGCACATAAATGGGGATCCTCTGCAAATGGTTGATGCTGAAACCTCCATAACAACCAAAAgcttcttattttctttctatctttccTCTTATCACTAAGCTTTGATGAACAGAGAGAGTCTCATAGACAATGGAGGAAGGGAAGATGATACTGATGATAACGGCCATGTATTACATGGATTGGTATTTCACTCTTTTGATGTCCACGTGCCATAAAGCGGTTGGTGCTATGTTCTGTGCCTCCTTCTAAGCCACGAGTATAGTTTTGTGTTCAAATTCATTTTAGCAATTATGCACGTAGATTTGAAAGAGTTCTTACTTATTCACACATCATTTTTTTCTATCTCATGTTCacattcttaattatttttatcatttttcttttctcattaTATTACTCAGTTTATCTTTtattcctctctcttttctccatATTATCACTATCACTAGGAGGAGGTGTTTCAAAAGTTTAAATCAAACTTTACCCCACTTCAAATGATACTTTGTAGAGGAGTGAATGTTCATTTTGATCTTTGAAGTTGTGAACATCAGTCATTTTCGTCATAGTACATAGGAAATATCTTAGTAAATTCgtgaaatttaaaaatgttagtcatttttttttgtcattcgTGCTTCGTTA
This is a stretch of genomic DNA from Lotus japonicus ecotype B-129 chromosome 1, LjGifu_v1.2. It encodes these proteins:
- the LOC130735833 gene encoding uncharacterized protein LOC130735833 — its product is MEVSASTICRGSPFMCYAPATTKNSATFSPFLVKSMATPKPPPSVTKKNSGTAPIKLLTRMEQLKLLSKAEKAGLLSAAEKSGLSLSTIEKLGLLSKAEELGVLSAATDPGTPGSLLTLSLGLLLLGPLFVYLVPEDNLGEVGLQVVVALLSVVGGSAGFAASSFVSNLQKSN